From Woronichinia naegeliana WA131, the proteins below share one genomic window:
- a CDS encoding IS1 family transposase, with product MSILKKSSMKILNDVGLCQEKEDALFKDNCPHCYSENVKIHSHYQTKGNGERKMFICQECSSCFAETYGSVIAGVETPLSEIVKVLKARMEGIGLNAAARAFGYAKTTILNWEKKLSGLQETLFLYALVNEFVKLVIEGDELYTKVGKNKEASASEGWTIVLMDRASRFIWHLKCGRKEQKLFLEAMMTVAELFERSAESLQLFTDGEKRYSQLLFNICHEVLRTGKRGRPTKVLPKGLVVRLKNKSSKRRDSEGKLKKVETPKPEHPETTEKPEEKDVHANHVEAFNSAIRRYLAAFCRRTNTYAKSVVGLQRVLDIFWMVHNFVRSHFTTREVPAVALGIIEKGLTWEDLLQIRLIS from the coding sequence ATGTCAATATTAAAGAAAAGCTCTATGAAAATCCTGAATGATGTTGGCTTGTGCCAAGAGAAAGAGGATGCCTTATTCAAGGACAACTGTCCTCATTGCTATAGTGAAAACGTAAAAATACATTCTCATTATCAAACGAAAGGTAACGGGGAACGTAAAATGTTCATTTGTCAAGAATGTAGTTCTTGTTTTGCTGAGACTTATGGTAGCGTAATCGCTGGCGTAGAAACCCCATTAAGTGAAATTGTAAAAGTATTAAAAGCCAGAATGGAAGGAATAGGATTAAATGCAGCAGCCCGAGCATTCGGCTACGCGAAAACAACAATATTGAATTGGGAAAAGAAATTATCAGGATTACAAGAGACATTATTTTTATACGCCTTAGTGAATGAATTTGTTAAATTAGTAATAGAAGGGGATGAACTATACACAAAAGTTGGAAAAAATAAAGAAGCAAGTGCCTCTGAGGGGTGGACAATCGTGCTCATGGACAGGGCTAGCCGCTTTATTTGGCATTTAAAATGTGGTCGAAAAGAGCAGAAATTATTTCTAGAAGCAATGATGACGGTAGCGGAATTATTTGAAAGGAGTGCAGAATCTCTCCAGTTATTTACAGATGGAGAAAAGCGATATAGTCAACTGCTATTTAATATTTGTCACGAAGTATTAAGGACTGGAAAGCGAGGTCGTCCCACCAAAGTATTACCGAAGGGTCTTGTAGTAAGACTAAAAAATAAGAGTAGTAAACGTCGAGATTCTGAGGGTAAACTAAAGAAAGTAGAAACTCCGAAACCAGAACATCCAGAGACAACAGAAAAACCAGAAGAAAAGGACGTCCATGCCAACCACGTTGAGGCATTTAATAGTGCTATCCGACGCTATTTAGCCGCCTTTTGTCGTCGTACAAATACTTATGCTAAATCTGTTGTGGGATTACAGCGAGTCCTAGATATTTTCTGGATGGTTCATAACTTTGTTCGCAGCCATTTTACGACTAGAGAAGTTCCTGCTGTAGCTCTCGGTATAATTGAAAAGGGGTTAACTTGGGAGGACTTACTCCAAATTCGCCTGATTTCTTGA